Part of the Cardiobacteriaceae bacterium TAE3-ERU3 genome, GCGACATGAACTACCACCAGCACAGCGTCGCCGAACTCTCACGCCTACTCGAAAATGGCGAAACCACCTCGGTCGAACTCACAGAATACTTTTTGCAGCGCATTGAGCAGCACAACCCCGAGCTCAATTGCTTCATCCGCATTGAGCGCGAACACGCACTTGCCACCGCTAAAGCAGCAGACGCACGCCGCAATGAAGGCAAAACGCTTTCACCACTTGACGGCATCCCAATGGCGCACAAAGATCTCTTCTGCACCAAGGACATCCCGACCACGGCCGCATCCAAAATGCTCGATGGTTTTGTGCCTTCCTATGACGCCACCATCGTCGAAAATCTTGCCAACGGCGGCGCAATCATGCTCGGCAAATTGTCGATGGATGAATTTGCGATGGGCTCATCAAACGAACGCAGCTACTTCGGCGCCGTGAAAAATCCATGGCAAACAGAGCACGTCCCCGGTGGCTCATCCGGCGGCTCAGCCGCAGCTGTTGCAGCGCGCCTCGTACCTTATGCCACTGGCTCAGACACCGGCGGATCAATCCGCCAGCCAGCTGCCTACTGCGGCATCACAGGCATCAAGCCAACTTATGGCACCCTGTCGCGCTACGGCATGATCGCTTTTGCCTCGAGCCTCGACCAGCCAGGTCCAATGGCCGCAACCGCGGAAGACCTCGCACTGATCCTCAATCAAATGGGCGGGCACGATCCCAAGGACTCTACATCGAGTGAAAAGACCCACACCGTTTTCGACACCGAACTCGGTAACTCACTCGAAGGGCTGACCATCGGCTTGCCAACAGCGTACTTCAACAACCTTGACCCAGTCATGGCTGAGCGCATTAAAGCCGTGGCCAAGCAATATGAAGCGCTTGGTGCGACAATCAAGGACGTTGAGCTGCAATACAGCGACGTCGCGATTGCCACCTACTACCTTATTGCCAGTGCCGAAGCCTCATCGAACCTATCACGCTACGACGGCGTACGTTATGGCTACCGCTGCACTGATCCCAAAGACTTACAAGACCTCTACTGCCGCAGCCGTGGCGAAGGCTTTGGCGAAGAAGTGAAGCGCCGCATCATGATCGGCACCCACGCACTCTCAGCTGGCTATTACGACGCCTACTACGAGCAGGCACGCCGCGCACGCCGTGCGATCCTCGACGACTTCAATGCTGCTTTCGAGCAAGTTGACGTGATTTTGGGCCCGACCACCCCGGCACCTGCATTCAAGCTCGGTAGCAAAACTGATGATCCGGTAGAAATGTTCCTCGGCGACCTCTATACCGTCTCGGTCAATCTCGCCGGCCTTCCTGCAATCAGCCACCCAGCTGGATTTATTGACGGGCTGCCAGTCGGTGCACAGCTCATCGGCCCACATTTCAGTGAACCGAAGCTGCTCAATGCGGTACATCAGTACCAGCAACACAACGACGATCACCGCAAAATCCCGGCTGACTATCAATAGTCAAGTCAGGCTTCAAGAAACGGCGCAATTTATGCGCCGTTTCTTTATAAAAAGAGGCATAATATTTAGTCAATCCAGGTAAAGAAAGACTAAATAGCTATACCCGCTTCTGGTGTCGCAACCTGCTCATCACAAAGGTTCAAGTCCTCTTCTGGGCACCATAGCAAACCATTACTATCATCAATTTTTCCCATCACAAAATTGGTTTCAAGTTCATATACCTGATATCCTTGTCCGCTTTTTGCCCATTACGAGATTTCCATGTTTGACTTTTCTCCTGCCACCCTCAAGCGCGAGTGGTTCGGCAATGTGCGCGGCGATATGCTCTCCGGCCTTGTCGTTGCCCTCGCCCTAATTCCAGAAGCCATCGCTTTTTCCATCATCGCAGGTGTTGATCCAAAAGTCGGGCTGTATGCCTCGTTCTGCATCGCATTCATCATTGCTTTTGTCGGTGGCCGTCCCGGCATGATCTCGGCCGCAACTGGCGCAATGGCGCTACTGATGGTTACCTTGGTCAAGGAACACGGGCTAGAATACCTCCTTGCGACCACCCTGCTTACGGGTGTCCTGCAAATCTTTGCCGGTGTACTACGCCTCGGTACGTTGATGCAGTTCGTCTCGCGCTCAGTCGTCACCGGCTTCGTCAACGCGCTCGCCATTCTCATTTTTATGGCGCAGTTACCCGAGCTGACCCACGTCACATGGCATGTTTACGCCATGACCGCAGCCGGGCTTGCCATCATCTATCTATTCCCATATCTGCCTAAAATCGGGCAAATGCTGCCTTCTCCATTGGTTTGTATTGTCGGGCTGACCATTGTCGCCATCCTGCTCGACTTACCAATCCGTCGTGTTGGTGACATGGGTGAACTGCCCGATACTCTGCCAATTTTCCTGTGGCCAAACGTACCACTCAACCTCGAAACTCTGTGGATTATTTTGCCTTATGCGCTCGGCCTGTCTGTGGTCGGCTTGCTTGAGTCATTGATGACCGCCACCATCGTTGACGACCTCACCGACACCCCAAGCAACCGTAACCGCGAATGTACCGGACAAGGCATTGCCAATATCGGTGCCGGGCTGTTCGGCGGCATGGCAGGCTGTGCAATGATTGGGCAGTCAATCATCAACATCAAATCCGGCGGCCGCGGTCGCCTTTCAACGCTGATTGCTGGCGTCGTACTCATCTTTATGGTCGTTTTTCTCGATGAATGGATTGGGCAAATCCCCATGGCTGCATTGGTTGCGGTGATGATTATGGTTTCCATCGGTACATTTTCATGGCAATCCATCCGCGATATGCCCAAATACCCACTGCGCACCAATATCGTCATGCTATCCACTGTCGCTGTAGTGGTATGGACGCACAACCTTGCTCTTGGCGTCCTTGCTGGTGTATTGCTAGCCTCCGTATTTTTTGCACATAAAATCGCACATTATCTCGATGTACTGCGCAAAGCCGATGCGGAGCACCCTGATCAGGTTACTTACACCGTTGTCGGGCAGGTATTCTTTGCGTCTGCAGAAAATTTCCTGCGATTTTTCGACTTTAAAGAAGCGGTGCGCAAAGTAACCATCGACGTCTCACAAGCACACTTTTGGGACGTTACCGCAGTCAGTGCACTGGACAAAGCCGCGGAGCGCTTCCGCCGTGATGGTGCTGAAGTTGAAGTCATTGGTATGAACGCAGCGACGCGTACTGTGGTTGATCAGTTCAGCAAGCAACACCCTGACTTGCCACAACATATCATTTGATCAGATATTCGTTGACTGACAACCAGCTAAAAATAACATTCGGCACATCGGGCATCTTTGAAAAAGACATGCATTTTATGCATGGCGCCCGATGGCGCTAACCATGGTTTGGCAAGCAGATAGACTGCTAAATAAATCATGCGCAATACAACAACCAGAGATACGGACTAGTGAATCGGTGTTCCCCCGACCTTTTGTAAAGCCCCGACACGCAGTACAATGCAGGCATACTCGAAAATCATGACTCAGGAGAACCGCGTGACCTACATTATTGCCGCCCTCGATAATTCTGACCAGCAGCATCATGTTATTGATGCAGCCATTTGGGCGGCTTCACGCCGTGGCGATGGCATCCGCTTTGTTCATGCACTGGAAAAACCCACTGACAGCAAAGCCGAACTCAGCGGCAATATCGGCCTTGGCACGCGTGAGCACTTACAAGCACAACTCGTCGAAATGGACGCACAACGCAGCCGCATGGCCTACGAACATGGCTTGCTTCTCCTCAAGGATGCGGCACAAATTGCCATTGATGCAGGCATCGAAGAACTCGATATGCAGCAGCGCCACGATGAGCTACTGCCCACCCTACTCAATTACAGCAAAGACGCTTCACTATTCGTCATGGGTCGTCGCGGCACCAAACACAGTGAAAAAGAAGCAATCGGCACCCACATCGAAACAGTAACGCGCCGTGTCGAGCAGCCAGTCCTGCTAACCACCGGTGAATTCACCGCACCCAAGGCAGTGATGATCGCTTACGATGGCCGTGAAACTGCTCTTGATCTGATCCGCAAAATTGCTGACGGCCCAATTTTGCACGGGCTCGACATCCACGTCGTCATGATCGGAGACGACAAGCTCGCCAACCATGAAGCGCTCGACAAAGCTGCACAGCTGCTCGCCCATACCGGTGGGAAAATCACACCAGCACTGGTAAAAAGTGATGACACCCTCACCGCCATCAATCAATACATCACCGATCACGACATCGGCCTGCTGGTCATGGGTGCCTTTGCCAATAATAGCGTCCGCCGCTTATTTCTCGGCAGTAAAACCCTAAAGATGATCGCAGCCAGCCAAGTTCCCTTACTGATCATGCGCTAAGCTCGGCCTCTTTGGTAAAGCAAATAACCGTATCGTTATTTTGGATTAAAAAAATTTCTGTATGATTTTGGGATCTGAGGGCATTAGCCTCTAGCAACATAGTGATCACCTGAAAACCTTTCGGTGCTCACATAACATCTATAGATTACTTTCCATACAAGGAGACATCATGAGCTTTAACGGTGAACAACACCCAGGCGTCACTCTTGACCGCCCCCAAGAAGCACAAGGCTTCACCTTTAACCACACCATGCTGCGCATCAAAGACCCAAAAGTCTCGCTCGATTTCTACACCCGAATCATGGGCATGACTGTTGTACGCCGCAGTGACTACGAAAACGGCAAATTCACCCTCTACTTTCTCGCACGCCTCAACCCCGACGAGCAACCACCACAAGACAAAGACGAGCGCAAAAATTGGGTTGCCAAACAGCGCGGCATTCTCGAACTGACCCACAACTGGGGTACAGAAAACGACCCCGACGCACACTACCACGATGGCAACAAACAACCACAAGGCTTTGGCCACATCTGCTTCAGCGTGCCAGACTTTGACGCCGCTATTGCGTGGTTCGACAAAAACAACGTCACCTACCAAAAGCGCCCCGAAGACGGCACCATGAAAGACATTGCGTTTATCAAAGACCCTGACGGCTACTGGATCGAAATCATCGGTTATCAATAACCCCAATCATGTGTACTTTCTTGGAGCATGGGCTTCAGGAAAGTACACCTTTTACCATATGCAAAACATGCTCAACGGGTTGATACCGTTTTGAACTAAAATAATGAGCATATTTTGCTCGCCTCTTACTTCTATGCTCTACATCAACCAATCTACCGACGCTGACACCCTATTTCACGCTTTTCAGCACGAATACCGTCGTCATATACACGACGTCTTCAGCGAGCACACCGTTATCGTGCCATCGATGACCATCCGCGATTGGTTGGAAAACCGCATTGCTGACACCCAAGGTATTTCGGCACTATTCAAAGCCCAGTTCTGGGGTATGTTCTCATGGCAGTTGGTTGAGCGAGTCACCGGTGACGTTGATTACGAAGGCCATGCACCACTATCCACCGCTGCGATGCAGTGGCGCATGTTTGCATGGTTTAGCACACGTATTGAGCATAATGGCGACACGCCCGCCGACACCCTTATAGAGCGTTTGACCGGCGACATCAGCCACGATAGCGATGCCGTCCAGCAACGCCTGTGGTTACTCGCCGGACAACTCGCGCGCATCTTCACTCGCTATCTTGCTATGCGCCCCGAATGGCTACGCAGCTGGGCAAATGGGCAAAGCACTGAACTCACCGACCTACTTGCCGACAGCATCCATCCCGACACCTGGCCAGACTGGCAACTAGATCACTACCAACACATCGCCGCCGCACAACAGCACATCTGGCACACCCTATTTGCCGACGTATTCCTCGCCCGTGAAGCGCGCCTCGAGCAATTTTGGCAATGCCTCACCGATGGCAATATTCCCCCCAATACCTTACCCAATCCGTTATTCGTCTACGGCTTTGAAAGCGTCAATGCAGACACCATCGACTTCTTGGCCAAGCTGGGCAAATTTACCAATATTTACGTCTACCACCACACCGTCAGCGATGGCTATTTCAGTGATATGGTCGACGATAAATGGCTGCGCAAACTCACTATTCTAAGCAGCGATGATACCGACCACTACGACAGTATCCATCCATTACTGTCACGCTTCGGCAAGCAACAGCGCAGCTTATTCCGCCTCATGCAGCCCTATCGCGACAATCCTGACTACCCGCACATTCAGTTCATCGACCTACCCGCAGCTGACAGCACACCAACCACGCTGCTCACCACCCTACAGCACGAAATACACAACCTTGATCCCGAACTGCTCGCCACAACCCCACTGGCAAGTGGCGACGACAGCCTGCGCGTCCACGCCTGCCACGGCCTGATGCGCCAGCTTGAAGCCCTGCGTGCTGACATCGTGCGCTGGCTCAATGCCGATGATACACGCCAACTCGCTGACATCCTTATCGTCCTGCCCGATCTCAGCAGTCAGCAAGCAGTGGTCAATGCAGTATTCCCTCCGGCTGGTGATTATGATGGTTACTACCTGCCAGCCCGCCTCACCGGTGTTACGCCACCAGCTGCACAAAATCTATGGGCTGCGCTTGCCGGCAGCTTTAATCTGATAGAAGATCGCTTCGACGCCGAAAGCGTCCTCTCCTGGCTACACAGCGACGACGTCTGCGCCATGCTCAATATCGCACCTGAAGCCATGACCCGCATCACCAGTGCCCTTATCGACGCTGGCTACCGCCGTGGCTTTGACCACGACCACATTCGCGCCACTCTAGACCCTAACGACCACGACGACCGCTTCACCTTCTGCTACGCGCTTGACCGTCTTGCAGCCGGGCTGATGATGCCCAGTGCGCCGCTGTATGCCGAGCGTATCGTTCCGCAACCAGGCATAACCATGCAGGACCTACCTGCTATCGAAGCCCTATGCCACCTCGCAAACTGCTGGCGCGAACAATGGCGCAGCCGCCATCAGCGTATGCCAGTCAGCAAGTGGCTTGAGCACATTAACCAACGCCTTGAGCAAGACTTTACTTTTGCAGCCAATAGCGCTGCTTATCAAACCATCAACCTCAGCCTACGCGAACTTGAAGGCCAGCTTAACGCACTCACCAACTACGACCACGCTGACACACCACCAACCGTACCATTGCGCTTTGTCCTCGACGACATCGCCGCCCGCCTCGGCAGCGAGCGCGTCAGCTCCGAGCCTTCCGGCGTCATGACCATCGGCTCAATTGGCGCCATGCGTGCTCTGCCGTACAAACTCATTGCCTTTGCCAATGCTAACATCAGCGACTTTCCGGCCAACCCACCTGATGACCGCTACGACCTCATCGGCGTCGACCGCGACCGCCCGGGTGACCATCGCCCTGAACATGATGATCTCGCCGCCTTTCTCGACATCCTGCTCAATGCCGAGCAATCCTGCTGGATTTACTACGATGCCGAGCAAAACGGCGAAGCGCAATTACCGGCCACGCCCGTACAAGAGCTCATTAACTATGTCGAAACCAGCCAGCCAACAGCGGCACCATTGACCATCAAGCACGGCAGTGACCCGTTCCATCCTGACGAAAATAACACCCACCCAGCACCACTGTGGCGCGACGTCCAACAAGCACTCAGCTCAGAAGTGCCCAGCACGCCATTCATGGCACTAACTGCTCCGGCACAACTGCCGACTCCCGACCCAGATGAACACTACAACCTTCCATTTAGGCAACTTACCCAGCAGTTGCTCAACCCTATCAATACTCTAGCCGCAGCGCTCGACCTTTATTTCAGCGGTGACGCTGATACTTTGCCAACGCTAGAACCGCTTACCCTTGATGGCCTGCAACAGTACGCCCTTGATGACACCCTAATTAACGCCGAACACCACAGCAATGCACTGGCTCGATTGCCACTTTTACCTGCCGGCGCTACCGCTGACATCCTGCATCAACAACGCCGCAATCTGTGGACGCAACGCAAAGCAGATCTGCTCGCTTACAGCCAAGCCAGCACGTTGACCAATACCCAAGAAACCGTCGTAACCATCGCCAACCACGATATCAGCATCGAACTGCCAGCCGTCGCAGAGCAATCACCTAAACAGTGGCTCATGCTCTCGCCACGCAGCAGCCGTCCCAAGCATATCCTTCGTCTGTGGCTACAGCACCTCTTGTGGCAAGCCCATAGCACCACTGGCGAAAGTATCATCGCCCTGCGCGACAGCATCATCCATTTCAGCCCCGTCACCGATGCGCGCGAACAACTCATCCGCTGGCTGCAAGTCCTGCACTACAGCCGTGAGCAATTGTGGCTGCTGCCAATTGACGTTGGCTATAACTACGCAGACCCCGGGCGCAGCGATAAAACCACAACTGAAAAACTCATCCGTGACTGGCGCAGTAGCACCTATCCGACCGACAACCTTGCTGCGCTGAACCTATTTACCCGCGGCTATAGCGATCAGGATATAGATGAGCTCATTAAAGCCACCGCTGAACAGTACGCAAATACACTCTACGCTCCTCTATTTGCGCATATGCAGGAAATCCAGTCATGAATAACCCCGCCATCACCATCCCCTTGCAAGGCAAAGCCCTCATCGAAGCCTCGGCCGGCACGGGTAAAACGTGGACGCTGACCGGTATTCTCTTGCGCTTAATCGTCGAAGCCGGATATGAAACCCGTGACATCGTTGCCACCACCTTTACCCGTGCTGCCGCTGCTGAAATGCAGCGCCGCGTACAGGCACGCCTTGAGGACTACCGCCTCCTGATGGTCGACCTCATCACCTGCTATCAGGAAGACGAAAGCTTCTTCGCGAAAGACGGGCTCAACGAACGCATCAACGCACAAATCGAGCAATGGGCTGCTGACAGCGAAGACGGCAAACGACAGCAGCGCAGCGCCGACCCCATCAATCGCCACCTTATTCACCACACACTCACGCAGAGCGACGACGCGATTGACGGCATCATCCGCGCCTACCGCCGTACCACACTTGCACTCACTGACATCGACAAACTGTTCATCGGCACGCTCGACAGCCTCTGCCAACGCTGGCTACGCGAACTCGCGCTCGAAAGCGGCATCGACCAAATCAACATCAATCAGAACAGCGACGCCGTCACCAACCTCGCGCACGACTACCTACGCGCCTACCAACAGCAGCGTGCCCGCGATAATCTCGAGTTATTCATCCGCTACTGCGCCGCCAAGCCTCCAACCCTCACTGACCACACCGACGCCGCCAACAGCGCACTCAACTTCGGCAATGCCCCGTTTGTGTCCGTTGAGCTGCCCAATCCCGATCCAACGCTACTCACACAAGCACAAGCCGCAATTAATGCCCTTGGCGAGGAGCAAATTCAGGCCTGCCTGCAACACCTTATTGCCGCAGCTGACGGCAAAAAACTCGACGGTAAAAAAGCGCTGAAAAAAAAGCACCTACTACTTCCCAACCTCGTGCACAACATTCG contains:
- the gloA gene encoding lactoylglutathione lyase, producing the protein MSFNGEQHPGVTLDRPQEAQGFTFNHTMLRIKDPKVSLDFYTRIMGMTVVRRSDYENGKFTLYFLARLNPDEQPPQDKDERKNWVAKQRGILELTHNWGTENDPDAHYHDGNKQPQGFGHICFSVPDFDAAIAWFDKNNVTYQKRPEDGTMKDIAFIKDPDGYWIEIIGYQ
- a CDS encoding universal stress protein, giving the protein MTYIIAALDNSDQQHHVIDAAIWAASRRGDGIRFVHALEKPTDSKAELSGNIGLGTREHLQAQLVEMDAQRSRMAYEHGLLLLKDAAQIAIDAGIEELDMQQRHDELLPTLLNYSKDASLFVMGRRGTKHSEKEAIGTHIETVTRRVEQPVLLTTGEFTAPKAVMIAYDGRETALDLIRKIADGPILHGLDIHVVMIGDDKLANHEALDKAAQLLAHTGGKITPALVKSDDTLTAINQYITDHDIGLLVMGAFANNSVRRLFLGSKTLKMIAASQVPLLIMR
- a CDS encoding exodeoxyribonuclease V subunit gamma, with the protein product MSIFCSPLTSMLYINQSTDADTLFHAFQHEYRRHIHDVFSEHTVIVPSMTIRDWLENRIADTQGISALFKAQFWGMFSWQLVERVTGDVDYEGHAPLSTAAMQWRMFAWFSTRIEHNGDTPADTLIERLTGDISHDSDAVQQRLWLLAGQLARIFTRYLAMRPEWLRSWANGQSTELTDLLADSIHPDTWPDWQLDHYQHIAAAQQHIWHTLFADVFLAREARLEQFWQCLTDGNIPPNTLPNPLFVYGFESVNADTIDFLAKLGKFTNIYVYHHTVSDGYFSDMVDDKWLRKLTILSSDDTDHYDSIHPLLSRFGKQQRSLFRLMQPYRDNPDYPHIQFIDLPAADSTPTTLLTTLQHEIHNLDPELLATTPLASGDDSLRVHACHGLMRQLEALRADIVRWLNADDTRQLADILIVLPDLSSQQAVVNAVFPPAGDYDGYYLPARLTGVTPPAAQNLWAALAGSFNLIEDRFDAESVLSWLHSDDVCAMLNIAPEAMTRITSALIDAGYRRGFDHDHIRATLDPNDHDDRFTFCYALDRLAAGLMMPSAPLYAERIVPQPGITMQDLPAIEALCHLANCWREQWRSRHQRMPVSKWLEHINQRLEQDFTFAANSAAYQTINLSLRELEGQLNALTNYDHADTPPTVPLRFVLDDIAARLGSERVSSEPSGVMTIGSIGAMRALPYKLIAFANANISDFPANPPDDRYDLIGVDRDRPGDHRPEHDDLAAFLDILLNAEQSCWIYYDAEQNGEAQLPATPVQELINYVETSQPTAAPLTIKHGSDPFHPDENNTHPAPLWRDVQQALSSEVPSTPFMALTAPAQLPTPDPDEHYNLPFRQLTQQLLNPINTLAAALDLYFSGDADTLPTLEPLTLDGLQQYALDDTLINAEHHSNALARLPLLPAGATADILHQQRRNLWTQRKADLLAYSQASTLTNTQETVVTIANHDISIELPAVAEQSPKQWLMLSPRSSRPKHILRLWLQHLLWQAHSTTGESIIALRDSIIHFSPVTDAREQLIRWLQVLHYSREQLWLLPIDVGYNYADPGRSDKTTTEKLIRDWRSSTYPTDNLAALNLFTRGYSDQDIDELIKATAEQYANTLYAPLFAHMQEIQS
- a CDS encoding SulP family inorganic anion transporter, which produces MFDFSPATLKREWFGNVRGDMLSGLVVALALIPEAIAFSIIAGVDPKVGLYASFCIAFIIAFVGGRPGMISAATGAMALLMVTLVKEHGLEYLLATTLLTGVLQIFAGVLRLGTLMQFVSRSVVTGFVNALAILIFMAQLPELTHVTWHVYAMTAAGLAIIYLFPYLPKIGQMLPSPLVCIVGLTIVAILLDLPIRRVGDMGELPDTLPIFLWPNVPLNLETLWIILPYALGLSVVGLLESLMTATIVDDLTDTPSNRNRECTGQGIANIGAGLFGGMAGCAMIGQSIINIKSGGRGRLSTLIAGVVLIFMVVFLDEWIGQIPMAALVAVMIMVSIGTFSWQSIRDMPKYPLRTNIVMLSTVAVVVWTHNLALGVLAGVLLASVFFAHKIAHYLDVLRKADAEHPDQVTYTVVGQVFFASAENFLRFFDFKEAVRKVTIDVSQAHFWDVTAVSALDKAAERFRRDGAEVEVIGMNAATRTVVDQFSKQHPDLPQHII
- the gatA gene encoding Asp-tRNA(Asn)/Glu-tRNA(Gln) amidotransferase subunit GatA, whose amino-acid sequence is MNYHQHSVAELSRLLENGETTSVELTEYFLQRIEQHNPELNCFIRIEREHALATAKAADARRNEGKTLSPLDGIPMAHKDLFCTKDIPTTAASKMLDGFVPSYDATIVENLANGGAIMLGKLSMDEFAMGSSNERSYFGAVKNPWQTEHVPGGSSGGSAAAVAARLVPYATGSDTGGSIRQPAAYCGITGIKPTYGTLSRYGMIAFASSLDQPGPMAATAEDLALILNQMGGHDPKDSTSSEKTHTVFDTELGNSLEGLTIGLPTAYFNNLDPVMAERIKAVAKQYEALGATIKDVELQYSDVAIATYYLIASAEASSNLSRYDGVRYGYRCTDPKDLQDLYCRSRGEGFGEEVKRRIMIGTHALSAGYYDAYYEQARRARRAILDDFNAAFEQVDVILGPTTPAPAFKLGSKTDDPVEMFLGDLYTVSVNLAGLPAISHPAGFIDGLPVGAQLIGPHFSEPKLLNAVHQYQQHNDDHRKIPADYQ